Proteins from one Pseudomonas bijieensis genomic window:
- a CDS encoding Maf family protein yields MLPLLLASSSVYRRELLARLGLPFVCSSPDIDESHRPGESALELVKRLAREKALALADSHPAHLIIGSDQVAVLGERILGKPHTFENAREQLLAASGAKVTFLTGLALLNSQTGSCQVDCVPFTVNMRLLDPERVERYLRAEQPYDCAGSFKAEGLGVSLFQSTEGPDATSLIGLPLIRLVDMLLAEGVQIP; encoded by the coding sequence ATGCTGCCTTTATTACTTGCCTCAAGCTCGGTCTATCGCCGGGAATTGCTTGCCCGCCTGGGACTGCCGTTCGTCTGCAGCTCACCCGACATCGACGAAAGCCATCGCCCCGGCGAGAGCGCCCTCGAACTGGTCAAACGCCTGGCCCGGGAAAAAGCCCTGGCATTGGCTGACAGCCACCCGGCGCACCTGATCATCGGCTCAGACCAGGTCGCCGTGCTCGGCGAACGCATCCTGGGCAAGCCTCACACCTTCGAAAACGCTCGCGAACAACTGCTGGCCGCCAGCGGCGCCAAGGTCACGTTCCTGACCGGCCTGGCACTGCTCAACAGCCAGACCGGCAGCTGCCAGGTCGACTGCGTGCCGTTTACCGTGAACATGCGCTTGCTGGACCCCGAGCGCGTCGAACGCTACCTGCGGGCCGAGCAACCCTATGACTGCGCCGGCAGCTTCAAGGCCGAGGGGCTGGGCGTGAGCCTGTTCCAGAGCACCGAAGGGCCGGACGCCACCAGCCTGATCGGCCTGCCGCTGATTCGTCTTGTGGATATGTTGCTGGCCGAGGGTGTGCAGATTCCCTGA
- the mltG gene encoding endolytic transglycosylase MltG: protein MRRKFLLLLETGLVLAGLLLGASAWKIHSALQQPLNITQEELLDVPNGTTPTGTLKRLEADGLIRDAFWLRIYWRFNLADQPLHSGEYRMVPGMTMEGLIGVWKRGEVVQYSVTLVEGWNFRQVRAALAKDEKLQQTLTDLSDSQVMERIGHSGIFPEGRFFPDTYRFVRGTSDVDLLKKAYDRLEDVLAKEWAQRSADVPYTQPYQALIMASLVEKETGVPQERGQIAGVFVRRMRLGMLLQTDPTVIYGLGERYTGKLTRAHLKEENPYNTYLIPGLPPTPIAMVGREAIHAALNPASGNSLYFVARGDGSHVFSDDLESHNNAVREFQLKRRADYRSSPAPATPDEQAPIPAASPDTAPEDVPQVPPQQPAPEPNASEPPSSQ, encoded by the coding sequence GTGAGACGTAAATTCTTGCTGCTGCTGGAGACCGGCCTGGTCCTGGCAGGGCTGTTGTTGGGGGCTTCGGCCTGGAAGATCCATTCGGCGCTGCAACAGCCGCTGAACATCACCCAGGAAGAATTGCTGGACGTGCCCAACGGAACCACCCCGACCGGAACCCTCAAGCGCCTCGAAGCCGACGGCCTGATCAGGGACGCCTTCTGGCTGCGGATCTATTGGCGTTTCAATCTCGCTGACCAGCCGTTGCACTCCGGTGAGTATCGGATGGTGCCAGGCATGACGATGGAAGGCCTGATCGGTGTCTGGAAGCGCGGCGAAGTGGTGCAGTACAGCGTGACGCTGGTGGAAGGCTGGAATTTCCGCCAGGTGCGCGCAGCGTTGGCCAAGGATGAAAAGCTCCAGCAGACCCTCACCGACCTGAGCGACAGCCAGGTCATGGAGCGTATCGGCCACTCCGGAATATTTCCCGAAGGCCGGTTCTTCCCGGACACCTATCGCTTCGTGCGTGGCACCTCGGATGTCGATTTGCTGAAAAAAGCCTACGACCGCCTGGAAGACGTGCTCGCCAAGGAATGGGCACAGCGTTCCGCCGATGTGCCTTACACCCAACCGTATCAAGCGCTGATCATGGCGTCCCTGGTGGAGAAGGAAACCGGCGTGCCCCAGGAGCGCGGGCAGATTGCCGGCGTCTTTGTGCGACGCATGCGCCTGGGCATGCTCCTGCAGACCGATCCCACGGTGATCTACGGCCTGGGCGAGCGCTACACTGGCAAACTGACTCGTGCCCATTTGAAAGAAGAAAATCCCTATAACACTTATCTGATTCCAGGCTTGCCGCCGACGCCGATTGCGATGGTGGGACGCGAGGCGATTCATGCGGCATTGAACCCGGCGTCGGGTAATAGCCTTTACTTCGTCGCGCGCGGTGATGGCAGCCACGTGTTTTCCGATGACCTGGAGTCGCACAACAATGCAGTGCGTGAATTCCAGCTCAAGCGCCGTGCCGATTACCGCTCCAGCCCGGCCCCGGCAACCCCGGACGAGCAGGCGCCGATCCCGGCGGCATCTCCCGATACGGCGCCTGAGGACGTGCCCCAGGTACCGCCCCAGCAACCTGCCCCTGAACCGAATGCCAGCGAGCCGCCGAGCTCGCAATGA
- a CDS encoding YceD family protein — MLNDPIPPHVDPRKLADRGTTLQGELLLADLKRLCDPLSDDVGTVQAKFVFERDERKSVVIHSFIDTEVKMVCQRCLELVTLPIHSECSYAVVKEGANTQSLPKGYDVLELGEDPLDLQSLIEEELLLALPIVPAHHPEECQQPAGADEPEPSEDEVTRSNPFSVLAQLKRDPNV; from the coding sequence ATGTTGAATGACCCGATTCCACCTCACGTTGACCCGCGCAAATTGGCTGACCGTGGCACCACCCTTCAAGGTGAACTGCTGCTGGCCGATTTGAAGAGACTCTGCGACCCGCTTTCCGACGATGTCGGTACGGTCCAGGCCAAATTCGTTTTTGAACGAGATGAACGTAAATCTGTGGTTATCCACAGCTTTATCGACACTGAAGTCAAAATGGTTTGCCAGCGTTGTCTTGAGCTGGTCACCCTGCCGATCCACAGCGAATGCAGTTACGCCGTGGTGAAGGAGGGTGCGAATACCCAGTCGTTGCCGAAAGGTTATGACGTGCTGGAACTGGGCGAAGATCCATTGGATCTGCAGTCACTGATCGAGGAGGAGCTTCTGCTCGCCTTGCCCATTGTGCCTGCTCATCATCCGGAAGAATGCCAGCAGCCGGCGGGAGCAGATGAGCCCGAACCGAGCGAGGACGAGGTAACGCGGTCCAACCCGTTCAGTGTATTGGCGCAGTTAAAGCGTGACCCAAACGTTTAG
- a CDS encoding PilZ domain-containing protein, which yields MNEPVSPGPRNGILSLTIKDKSVLYAAYMPFIKNGGLFIPTNKNYRLGDEVFMLLSLMDEAEKIPVAGKVIWMTPKGAQGNRAAGVGVQFNDGDNSARNQIETHLAGSLKSDRPTHTM from the coding sequence ATGAACGAACCTGTCAGTCCCGGGCCACGCAACGGCATCCTGTCTTTGACCATCAAGGACAAGTCGGTGCTTTACGCCGCCTATATGCCCTTTATCAAGAACGGTGGCCTGTTCATTCCGACCAACAAGAATTATCGCTTGGGCGATGAAGTGTTCATGCTCTTGAGCCTGATGGATGAAGCGGAAAAGATCCCGGTCGCCGGCAAGGTGATCTGGATGACGCCCAAAGGCGCCCAGGGCAACCGGGCCGCTGGCGTTGGCGTGCAGTTCAACGACGGCGACAATTCGGCTCGCAATCAGATCGAAACCCACTTGGCCGGCTCCCTGAAGTCCGACCGTCCCACCCATACGATGTAG
- the plsX gene encoding phosphate acyltransferase PlsX produces the protein MSAQVIAIDAMGGDFGPRSIVQASLACLNATPSLHLTLVGQSSLLEEMLSGQSAVDRARLTIFPASEIIAMDEKPAQALRGKPDASMRVALELLRDGKAQACVSAGNTGALMALSRYVLKTLPGIDRPAMVAAIPTQRGICQLLDLGANVDCSAEHLLQFAVMGSVAAETLGVVRPRVALLNIGTEDIKGNQQVKLAATLLQGARGINYIGFVEGDGLYRGEADVVVCDGFVGNILLKSSEGLATMIGQRIETLFKQSLVSRAVGALALPLMRRLQADLAPARHNGASFLGLQGIVIKSHGSAGVQGFQSAINRAVIEIQENLPERLHGRLEDLLT, from the coding sequence TTGTCCGCTCAAGTCATCGCGATTGACGCAATGGGCGGGGACTTCGGTCCCCGCAGCATTGTTCAGGCCAGCCTTGCTTGTCTGAATGCTACACCCTCGTTGCACCTGACCCTCGTCGGTCAATCCTCCCTTCTAGAAGAAATGCTCAGCGGCCAATCGGCTGTGGATCGTGCGCGCCTGACCATTTTCCCGGCGTCCGAAATCATCGCCATGGACGAAAAACCGGCCCAGGCCCTGCGCGGCAAGCCTGACGCCTCGATGCGGGTAGCGCTTGAGCTTCTGCGCGATGGCAAAGCCCAGGCATGTGTCAGTGCCGGCAATACCGGTGCGCTGATGGCGCTGTCGCGCTATGTGCTCAAGACCTTGCCGGGTATCGATCGGCCTGCGATGGTGGCGGCGATCCCGACCCAGCGCGGGATCTGCCAGTTGCTCGACCTGGGGGCCAACGTCGATTGCAGTGCCGAGCATTTGCTGCAATTTGCGGTGATGGGCTCGGTAGCGGCTGAAACCCTGGGCGTCGTGCGTCCTCGTGTGGCATTGCTGAACATCGGCACCGAAGACATCAAGGGCAACCAGCAAGTCAAGCTGGCGGCCACGCTATTGCAGGGTGCGCGGGGTATCAACTACATCGGCTTCGTCGAAGGCGATGGCTTGTACCGTGGCGAGGCCGATGTGGTGGTATGCGATGGCTTCGTTGGCAATATCCTGCTCAAGTCCAGCGAGGGGCTGGCCACCATGATTGGCCAGCGTATCGAGACCTTGTTCAAGCAAAGTCTGGTCTCGCGGGCAGTCGGTGCCCTGGCGTTGCCGTTGATGCGTCGGTTGCAGGCGGACCTGGCGCCGGCGCGGCACAACGGTGCGAGTTTCCTCGGGTTGCAGGGTATCGTGATCAAGAGCCATGGTTCGGCGGGCGTGCAGGGTTTCCAGAGTGCGATCAACCGAGCGGTGATCGAAATCCAGGAGAACCTGCCGGAGCGCCTGCATGGTCGCCTTGAGGATTTGTTAACTTAG
- a CDS encoding TatD family hydrolase, whose translation MLVDSHCHLDRLDLAAHGGSLDAALDAARQRGVGHFLCIGVSADNAADVKALAERYADVDCSVGVHPLDVQPDAAPVLDWLLRELDHPRVVAIGETGLDYHYEPEAADVQQASFRLHLEAARQTGKPVIIHTRGARADTLALLRDAALPQAGVLHCFTEDWDMAKAALDMGYYISLSGIVTFRNADALRDVASKVPADRLLVETDSPYLAPIPYRGKPNLPQYVREVAEFLAMLRGESYERFAEQTTENFKQLFPLAHVRPVQA comes from the coding sequence ATGCTTGTAGATTCCCATTGTCACCTTGACCGTCTCGACCTCGCTGCCCACGGCGGCTCCCTGGATGCTGCGCTGGACGCGGCCCGCCAACGGGGTGTCGGTCACTTCCTGTGCATCGGCGTCAGCGCCGACAACGCCGCCGACGTCAAGGCACTGGCCGAACGTTATGCCGATGTCGATTGCTCGGTCGGTGTCCACCCGCTGGATGTCCAGCCAGACGCCGCGCCGGTGCTCGATTGGTTGTTGCGTGAGCTCGACCATCCACGGGTTGTCGCCATTGGTGAAACCGGCCTTGACTATCACTACGAGCCGGAAGCCGCCGACGTGCAGCAGGCGTCGTTCCGGCTGCACCTGGAGGCCGCCCGGCAAACCGGCAAGCCGGTGATCATCCATACCCGTGGCGCCCGGGCCGACACCCTGGCCTTGCTGCGTGATGCCGCGCTGCCCCAGGCCGGGGTGCTGCATTGCTTCACTGAAGACTGGGACATGGCCAAGGCAGCACTGGACATGGGCTATTACATTTCCTTGTCCGGGATTGTCACGTTCCGCAATGCCGATGCATTGCGCGATGTCGCCAGCAAAGTGCCGGCTGATCGATTGTTGGTGGAAACCGATTCGCCTTACCTGGCGCCCATTCCCTATCGAGGCAAGCCGAATCTTCCGCAATACGTACGGGAAGTGGCGGAGTTCCTGGCGATGCTGCGCGGCGAGTCCTACGAGCGGTTTGCCGAGCAGACGACGGAAAATTTTAAGCAATTGTTTCCGCTGGCTCACGTCCGGCCGGTGCAAGCCTGA
- the acpP gene encoding acyl carrier protein — protein MSTIEERVKKIVAEQLGVKEEEVVNTASFVEDLGADSLDTVELVMALEEEFETEIPDEEAEKITTVQAAIDYVTSHQA, from the coding sequence ATGAGCACCATCGAAGAGCGCGTCAAGAAAATCGTTGCCGAGCAACTGGGCGTTAAAGAAGAAGAAGTTGTGAACACCGCTTCCTTCGTTGAAGACCTGGGTGCCGACTCCCTTGACACCGTTGAGCTGGTGATGGCTCTGGAAGAGGAATTCGAGACCGAGATTCCTGACGAAGAAGCTGAGAAGATCACTACTGTACAAGCTGCTATCGACTACGTTACCAGCCATCAGGCGTAA
- a CDS encoding DNA polymerase III subunit delta': protein MAEAYPWQDGLWQQLAGRAQHAHAYLLHGPVGIGKRALAERLMASLLCLRPGVSNDACGECKSCLLLKAGSHPDNYVLEPEEADKAIKVDQVRDLVSFVVQTSQMGGRKVVLIEPVESMNINAANALLKSLEEPSGDTVLLLVSHQPSRLLPTIKSRCVQQACPLPSEAMSLQWLAQALPDSSDEERVELLTLAAGSPLAAVSLQAQGVREQRALVVDGVKKLLKQQQSPTQLAEGWNAIPLLLLFDWFCDWSSLILRYQLTEDEAGLGLADMRKVIQYLAQKSSQDKILNIQDWILAQRQKVLGKANLNRVLLLEALLVQWASLPGRN, encoded by the coding sequence GTGGCTGAAGCCTATCCGTGGCAAGACGGTCTCTGGCAGCAATTGGCCGGTCGTGCCCAGCATGCCCATGCCTATCTGCTGCACGGACCGGTCGGCATCGGCAAGCGGGCACTGGCCGAGCGTCTGATGGCCAGTCTGCTTTGCCTGCGCCCGGGTGTCTCGAACGACGCTTGTGGCGAGTGCAAGTCATGCCTGCTGCTCAAGGCCGGCAGCCATCCCGACAATTACGTGCTGGAGCCGGAGGAGGCGGACAAGGCGATCAAGGTCGACCAGGTCCGGGATCTGGTCAGCTTCGTGGTCCAGACTTCACAGATGGGCGGGCGCAAGGTAGTACTGATCGAGCCGGTCGAGTCGATGAACATCAACGCCGCCAACGCCTTGCTCAAAAGTCTTGAAGAACCTTCCGGCGATACCGTGCTGTTGCTGGTCAGCCACCAGCCGAGCCGCTTGCTGCCGACCATCAAGAGTCGTTGCGTGCAGCAGGCCTGCCCGCTGCCGAGCGAGGCGATGAGTTTGCAGTGGCTGGCCCAGGCCTTGCCCGATAGCAGCGACGAAGAGCGTGTCGAGCTGCTGACCCTGGCGGCCGGCTCGCCCTTGGCGGCTGTCAGCCTTCAGGCCCAGGGCGTGCGTGAACAGCGGGCCCTGGTGGTGGATGGGGTCAAGAAACTGCTCAAGCAGCAGCAATCGCCCACGCAACTGGCCGAGGGCTGGAATGCGATCCCGTTGCTCCTGCTGTTTGACTGGTTCTGCGACTGGTCGAGCCTGATCCTGCGTTACCAACTGACCGAGGATGAGGCCGGCCTGGGGTTGGCGGACATGCGCAAGGTCATCCAGTACCTGGCGCAAAAAAGCAGCCAGGATAAAATCTTGAACATTCAGGACTGGATTCTTGCCCAACGTCAGAAGGTGCTAGGCAAGGCGAACCTCAATCGGGTGCTATTGCTCGAGGCGCTGTTGGTGCAGTGGGCGAGTTTGCCTGGTCGAAACTGA
- the tmk gene encoding dTMP kinase — protein sequence MTGLFITLEGPEGAGKSTNREYLAERLRAAGLEVVLTREPGGTPLAERIREVLLAPIEEVMNPDTELLLVFAARAQHLAEVIRPALARGAVVLCDRFTDSTYAYQGGGRGLSVERIAALEAFVQGDLRPDLTLVFDLPVEIGLARASARGRLDRFELEGQAFFNAVRNAFLSRAKADPARYLLIDAAQPLAQVQQSLDGLLPRLLERVRG from the coding sequence GTGACTGGCTTGTTTATAACGCTGGAAGGCCCGGAAGGCGCCGGCAAGAGCACCAATCGCGAATACCTGGCCGAACGCCTGCGGGCCGCCGGCCTCGAGGTGGTGTTGACCCGTGAGCCGGGCGGCACACCGTTGGCCGAGCGAATTCGCGAGGTGCTGCTGGCGCCCATTGAAGAAGTCATGAACCCCGACACCGAGCTGTTGCTGGTGTTCGCGGCCAGGGCACAGCATCTGGCCGAGGTGATTCGCCCGGCGCTGGCCCGTGGCGCCGTGGTGCTGTGCGACCGTTTCACCGATTCGACCTATGCCTACCAGGGTGGCGGTCGCGGTTTGTCCGTGGAGCGCATCGCCGCGTTGGAAGCCTTCGTCCAGGGTGACCTGCGGCCAGACCTGACCCTGGTGTTCGACCTGCCGGTGGAAATCGGCCTGGCCCGCGCCAGCGCCCGTGGCCGGCTGGATCGTTTCGAGCTTGAGGGCCAGGCTTTCTTCAACGCCGTGCGCAATGCCTTCCTGAGTCGCGCCAAGGCCGATCCGGCGCGTTACCTGTTGATCGATGCGGCGCAACCGCTGGCCCAGGTGCAACAGTCCCTGGACGGCTTGCTGCCGCGTTTGCTGGAGCGTGTCCGTGGCTGA
- the fabF gene encoding beta-ketoacyl-ACP synthase II: MSRRRVVVTGMGMLSPLGTDVPSSWQGILAGRSGIGLIEHTDLSAYSTRFGGSVKGFNVEEYLSVKEARKLDLFIQYGLAAGFQAVRNAGLEVTDANRERIGVAMGSGIGGLTNIEETSRTLHDSGPRRISPFFVPGSIINMISGFLSIHLGAQGPNYAIATACTTGTHCIGMAARNIMYDEADVMIAGGAEMAACGLGMGGFGASRALSTRNDEPARASRPWDKGRDGFVLSDGAGALVLEELEHAKARGATIYAELIGFGTSGDAYHMTSPPADGAGAARCIANALRDAKINGEQVQYINAHGTSTPAGDLAEAQAIKTVFGEHAYKLAVSSTKSMTGHLLGAAGAVEAIFSVLAINSQTAPPTINLDEPDEGCDLDFVPHTARSMDIDVVLSNSFGFGGTNGSLVFRRFAG; this comes from the coding sequence GTGTCGCGTAGACGCGTCGTAGTCACCGGTATGGGTATGTTGTCGCCACTGGGCACGGATGTGCCGAGCAGTTGGCAGGGCATTCTGGCTGGCCGCAGTGGCATTGGTCTGATCGAACACACCGACCTTTCTGCCTATTCCACCCGTTTTGGCGGCTCGGTAAAGGGCTTCAATGTCGAGGAATACCTGTCGGTCAAGGAAGCCCGCAAGCTCGACCTGTTCATTCAATACGGCCTGGCAGCCGGTTTCCAGGCAGTGCGTAATGCTGGCCTGGAGGTCACCGACGCCAACCGTGAACGCATCGGCGTGGCCATGGGTTCGGGTATTGGCGGCTTGACCAATATCGAAGAAACCAGCCGCACGCTGCACGATTCGGGGCCGCGTCGGATTTCTCCGTTCTTCGTGCCGGGTTCGATCATCAACATGATTTCCGGTTTCCTGTCCATCCACCTGGGTGCCCAGGGACCCAACTACGCCATTGCCACGGCGTGCACCACTGGTACCCACTGCATCGGCATGGCCGCGCGCAACATCATGTACGACGAAGCCGACGTGATGATTGCCGGTGGCGCTGAAATGGCCGCTTGCGGCCTCGGCATGGGCGGTTTCGGCGCGTCCCGTGCGCTGTCGACCCGCAACGATGAGCCCGCCCGCGCGAGTCGGCCATGGGACAAGGGGCGCGATGGCTTCGTACTGTCCGACGGTGCCGGTGCGCTGGTGCTCGAGGAGCTGGAACACGCCAAGGCCCGCGGCGCGACCATCTATGCCGAACTGATCGGCTTTGGCACCAGTGGCGATGCGTACCACATGACCTCGCCACCGGCCGATGGTGCCGGTGCGGCCCGTTGCATCGCCAATGCCTTGCGTGACGCGAAAATCAACGGTGAGCAGGTGCAGTACATCAACGCCCACGGCACTTCGACCCCGGCCGGCGACCTGGCCGAAGCCCAGGCGATCAAGACCGTGTTTGGCGAGCACGCGTACAAGCTGGCGGTCAGTTCGACCAAGTCCATGACCGGTCACCTGCTGGGTGCGGCAGGGGCGGTGGAAGCGATCTTCAGCGTCCTGGCGATCAACAGCCAGACGGCGCCGCCGACCATCAACCTCGATGAGCCGGACGAAGGCTGCGACCTGGACTTCGTGCCGCACACCGCCCGCAGCATGGATATCGATGTGGTGCTGTCCAACTCCTTCGGCTTTGGCGGGACCAACGGTTCGCTGGTGTTCCGCCGGTTCGCCGGTTGA
- the fabD gene encoding ACP S-malonyltransferase — protein MSASLAFVFPGQGSQSLGMLAELGAQYPLILETFKEASDALGYDLWALTQQGPEERLNQTDKTQPAILTASIALWRLWLAEGGARPAFVAGHSLGEYSALVAAGSLSLGDAVKLVERRGQLMQEAVPAGQGGMAAILGLEDADVLAACAEAAQGDVVSAVNFNSPGQVVIAGAKAAVERAIEGCKARGAKRAMPLPVSVPSHCELMRPAAERFAESIAAIDWQAPQIPVVQNVSANVAPDLETLKRDLLEQLYKPVRWVESVQTLAAKGATELVECGPGKVLAGLNKRCAEGVSTSNLNTPDAFAAARAAQA, from the coding sequence ATGTCTGCTTCCCTCGCATTCGTCTTTCCAGGACAGGGCTCGCAGTCCCTCGGCATGCTGGCCGAGCTGGGCGCGCAATACCCGTTGATCCTCGAAACATTCAAAGAAGCTTCCGATGCGCTCGGCTATGACCTCTGGGCGCTGACCCAGCAAGGGCCGGAAGAGCGCCTCAATCAAACTGACAAAACCCAGCCGGCCATCCTGACCGCCTCGATCGCTCTGTGGCGCCTGTGGCTGGCTGAAGGCGGCGCGCGCCCGGCGTTCGTCGCCGGTCACAGCCTGGGCGAATACAGCGCCCTCGTAGCCGCTGGCAGCCTGAGCCTGGGCGACGCGGTGAAACTGGTGGAGCGTCGTGGCCAGTTGATGCAGGAGGCTGTTCCGGCCGGGCAGGGCGGCATGGCCGCGATCCTCGGCCTGGAAGACGCCGATGTGCTGGCCGCCTGTGCTGAAGCGGCGCAAGGCGATGTGGTCAGTGCGGTGAACTTCAACTCCCCGGGCCAGGTGGTCATCGCCGGTGCCAAGGCGGCTGTCGAGCGCGCCATCGAAGGTTGCAAGGCCCGTGGTGCCAAGCGCGCCATGCCGCTGCCGGTCAGCGTGCCGTCGCACTGCGAGCTGATGCGTCCGGCTGCCGAGCGCTTTGCCGAATCCATTGCCGCCATCGACTGGCAGGCCCCGCAGATTCCCGTGGTGCAGAACGTCAGCGCCAACGTGGCGCCGGATCTCGAGACCCTCAAGCGTGATCTGCTGGAGCAACTCTACAAGCCGGTTCGCTGGGTCGAATCGGTACAGACCCTGGCGGCCAAGGGCGCGACCGAACTGGTCGAATGCGGTCCTGGTAAAGTGCTGGCAGGCCTGAACAAACGCTGCGCCGAAGGCGTGTCGACTTCCAATCTCAACACCCCAGACGCCTTCGCTGCCGCCCGTGCAGCGCAGGCCTGA
- the pabC gene encoding aminodeoxychorismate lyase, with protein MESWVDGQPADVLSLKDRGLAYGDGLFETIAVHDGGPVLLDRHLQRLERGCRRLALNVDMNALSAELSAYARGLGNGVLKLIVTRGDSLRGYAADPLAMARRILQGSPPAAYPSTHAEQGIRLFACTVRLSEQPLLAGLKHLNRLEQVLARAEWADSEHAEGLMLDTSGRVIEGVFSNLFLVRDGVLFTADLSRCGVAGVMRAELLFQAKSQGIATQITDISLEQLHQADEVFVCNSVYGVWPVRGCGSARWSVGPLTRKLQTLARALLDA; from the coding sequence ATGGAAAGCTGGGTCGACGGTCAGCCGGCCGACGTCCTGTCGCTGAAAGATCGCGGCCTGGCTTATGGCGATGGGTTGTTCGAGACCATCGCCGTGCACGACGGCGGGCCCGTGTTGCTGGACCGTCACCTGCAACGCCTGGAGAGAGGTTGCCGGCGGTTGGCGCTCAATGTCGACATGAACGCGTTGAGCGCTGAGCTTAGTGCCTACGCCCGGGGGCTGGGTAACGGCGTGCTGAAGCTGATCGTGACCCGTGGCGACAGTCTGCGCGGTTATGCCGCTGATCCCTTGGCCATGGCCCGGCGCATCCTGCAAGGGAGTCCGCCGGCCGCTTATCCCTCGACCCATGCCGAACAAGGCATTCGCCTGTTTGCTTGTACCGTGCGCTTGTCCGAGCAGCCCTTGCTCGCCGGCCTCAAGCATCTCAATCGCCTTGAACAGGTGCTGGCCCGTGCCGAATGGGCCGACTCGGAACATGCCGAAGGCTTGATGCTGGATACGTCCGGACGGGTGATCGAGGGGGTGTTCAGCAACCTGTTCCTGGTGCGCGATGGCGTATTGTTCACGGCGGACTTGAGCCGTTGCGGCGTGGCCGGTGTAATGCGCGCGGAATTATTGTTTCAAGCCAAGTCCCAAGGCATCGCCACGCAAATCACGGACATCAGCCTCGAACAGTTGCACCAGGCCGATGAAGTCTTCGTCTGCAACAGCGTGTATGGCGTGTGGCCGGTACGTGGATGCGGTTCGGCGCGCTGGTCGGTTGGCCCGCTCACCCGTAAACTGCAGACCCTTGCCCGTGCGCTACTGGATGCTTGA
- the fabG gene encoding 3-oxoacyl-ACP reductase FabG, which produces MSLQGKVALVTGASRGIGQAIALELGRQGAIVVGTATSASGAERIAATLKENGIQGTGLELNVTSDESVAAVLASIQEQFGAPAILVNNAGITRDNLMMRMKDDEWFDVIDTNLNSLYRLSKGVLRGMTKARWGRIISIGSVVGAMGNAGQVNYAAAKAGLEGFSRALAREVGSRSITVNSVAPGFIDTDMTRELPEAQREALLTQIPLGRLGQAQEIASVVAFLASDGAAYVTGATIPVNGGMYMS; this is translated from the coding sequence ATGAGTCTGCAAGGTAAAGTTGCACTGGTGACCGGTGCAAGCCGTGGCATCGGCCAGGCCATTGCCCTGGAACTGGGTCGTCAAGGCGCCATCGTTGTTGGCACCGCGACTTCCGCTTCGGGCGCCGAGCGTATCGCTGCGACCCTGAAGGAAAATGGCATCCAGGGCACCGGTCTTGAGCTGAACGTCACCAGCGACGAATCCGTTGCGGCGGTGCTGGCAAGCATTCAGGAGCAGTTCGGTGCGCCGGCGATCCTGGTCAATAATGCCGGTATCACTCGCGATAACCTGATGATGCGCATGAAAGATGACGAATGGTTCGATGTGATCGACACCAACCTGAACAGTCTGTACCGGCTGTCCAAGGGCGTTTTGCGTGGCATGACCAAGGCCCGTTGGGGACGAATTATCAGTATTGGCTCGGTTGTGGGTGCCATGGGCAACGCAGGCCAAGTAAACTATGCTGCGGCGAAGGCCGGTCTGGAAGGTTTCAGCCGTGCGTTGGCGCGTGAAGTGGGTTCGCGCTCGATTACGGTAAACTCGGTCGCACCGGGTTTCATCGATACCGACATGACCCGCGAACTGCCAGAAGCACAGCGTGAAGCCTTGTTGACACAGATTCCGCTGGGTCGTCTGGGGCAAGCTCAAGAAATCGCGTCCGTGGTCGCTTTTCTTGCGTCGGACGGTGCGGCATACGTGACCGGGGCTACAATCCCGGTAAACGGCGGGATGTACATGAGTTAA
- the rpmF gene encoding 50S ribosomal protein L32: MAVQQNKKSRSARDMRRSHDALEASTLSVEKTTGEVHLRHHVSPEGVYRGRKVIDKGADE; encoded by the coding sequence ATGGCTGTTCAGCAGAACAAAAAATCCCGCTCTGCCCGTGACATGCGCCGTTCCCACGACGCTCTCGAGGCTAGCACCCTGTCTGTAGAAAAAACCACTGGTGAAGTTCACCTGCGTCACCACGTATCGCCAGAAGGCGTATACCGTGGCCGTAAAGTGATCGACAAGGGCGCTGACGAGTAA